A part of Saccharomyces cerevisiae S288C chromosome XIV, complete sequence genomic DNA contains:
- the ZNG1 gene encoding GTP-dependent zinc transferase (GTP-dependent zinc transferase; couples GTP hydrolysis to the activation of methionine aminopeptidase Map1p, especially during zinc starvation; deletion confers reduced fitness in saline; contains GTPase sequence motifs and a CxCC metal-binding motif), translating to MSALRNIKFNEEEDGELPCLVTGEENNLQEILENVSYDGGNIVSDAKVERVNKQVENTSAGATDVHEKKRIPVSIITGYLGSGKSTLLEKIALKGADKKIAVILNEFGDSSEIEKAMTIKNGSNSYQEWLDLGNGCLCCSLKNIGVKAIEDMVERSPGKIDYILLETSGIADPAPIAKMFWQDEGLNSSVYIDGIITVLDCEHILKCLDDISIDAHWHGDKVGLEGNLTIAHFQLAMADRIIMNKYDTIEHSPEMVKQLKERVREINSIAPMFFTKYSDTPIQNLLDIHAYDSVRISDILDSGSGNGTIHDDRMGTIMLTFRPLKNEEEYNNKFIKQFLQPLLWKNFGAMTVLGGRRRDDGRDWEVQRTKGLILIEGENPIARVIQGVRDTYDVFPGKYDGSNKECKIVLIGKYLEKESIEELLRKTLE from the coding sequence ATGTCTGCATTGAGAAACATCAAGttcaatgaagaagaagatggtGAACTACCCTGCCTCGTAACaggtgaagaaaataatctacaagaaattttggaaaatgtcTCGTATGATGGTGGAAATATTGTTAGCGatgcaaaagttgaaagGGTAAACAAGCAAGTGGAGAACACTTCTGCAGGCGCAACAGATGTGCACGAGAAAAAGCGTATTCCTGTGAGCATTATTACCGGCTATCTAGGATCAGGTAAATCGACGTTGCTGGAAAAAATTGCATTAAAAGGTgcagataaaaaaattgccgTAATTTTAAATGAATTTGGAGATTCTAGTGAAATCGAAAAGGCTATGACCATTAAAAATGGATCGAACAGCTACCAAGAATGGTTGGATTTGGGTAACGGGTGTCTGTGTTGTtcgttgaaaaatatagGTGTTAAAGCCATCGAAGATATGGTGGAGCGTTCACCTGGTAAAATCGATTATATCCTTTTAGAGACCTCCGGTATTGCAGATCCCGCCCCCATTGCGAAAATGTTCTGGCAGGACGAAGGATTGAATAGCAGCGTTTACATTGACGGGATCATCACGGTTTTGGATTGTGAGCATATACTAAAATGCTTAGATGATATTTCCATCGATGCCCATTGGCATGGTGACAAAGTTGGTTTGGAGGGGAATCTGACTATTGCACACTTCCAACTAGCCATGGCTGATCGAATTATAATGAACAAATACGATACTATCGAACATTCACCAGAAATGGTCAAAcaattaaaagaaagagtACGGGAAATAAATTCTATCGCACCGATGTTCTTCACCAAGTATAGTGATACGCCGATTCAAAATTTACTAGATATTCATGCATACGACAGTGTACGGATATCTGACATCTTAGATAGTGGTAGCGGAAACGGTACCATTCATGATGATCGAATGGGCACAATAATGCTTACTTTCAGACCATTAAAAAACGAGGaagaatataataataagtTTATTAAGCAATTTTTGCAACCTTTATTGTGGAAGAATTTTGGAGCCATGACAGTGCTGGGAGGGCGTCGCCGAGATGACGGCCGTGATTGGGAAGTACAAAGAACTAAAGGTCTGATACTTATTGAAGGAGAGAACCCCATTGCTCGTGTAATCCAAGGCGTCCGCGACACCTACGATGTCTTTCCAGGCAAATATGACGGATCCAATAAAGAGTGTAAAATTGTGCTGATTGGGAAGTACCTAGAAAAGGAATCCATAGAGGAACTGTTACGTAAAACCCTGGAATGA
- the BUD17 gene encoding putative pyridoxal kinase BUD17 (Putative pyridoxal kinase; a key enzyme in vitamin B6 metabolism; involved in bud-site selection; diploid mutants display a random rather than a bipolar budding pattern; similarity to yeast BUD16 and human pyridoxal kinase (PDXK)), whose product MTSTLHTTKKVLSIQSHVIHGYVGNKAATFPLQYRGWDVDVLNTVQFSNHSGYAHFTGFKCSTEELVDIVEKGLIGSLRIKYDAVLSGYLPNVQALQKVAGIVGQLCEGSENVKWILDPVLGDNGRLYVDRECVAVYQDILQNFKIFLATPNQFEMELLVGMSIRTLDDAKQAFKLFHKKYPRVSRIVVTSLELSEFLSNDTYVVAGFDCSASEEIFFYEIPKINAKFSGSGDLISAMLTDSLLGDRRCTQLSLSASLGQVLWLVTSILQKTYDLNIAERGPQDSTIDIKDLKLIQCRDILKQDLIPSIGKPKTIKI is encoded by the coding sequence ATGACCAGTACATTACATACGACAAAAAAAGTGCTCTCCATTCAATCACACGTCATACATGGCTACGTGGGAAACAAGGCCGCTACGTTCCCACTTCAATACAGAGGTTGGGATGTGGACGTATTGAACACAGTTCAGTTTTCTAACCACTCGGGGTACGCCCACTTCACAGGCTTCAAATGCAGCACTGAGGAGTTGGTAGACATTGTAGAGAAGGGCTTGATTGGGTCTCTTAGAATCAAGTATGATGCCGTACTTAGTGGCTATTTACCCAATGTTCAAGCCCTGCAAAAGGTAGCAGGAATAGTGGGTCAATTATGTGAGGGGAGTGAAAACGTCAAGTGGATATTAGATCCTGTACTGGGCGATAATGGAAGGCTGTACGTGGATCGAGAATGTGTTGCGGTATACCAAGacattttacaaaacttcaaaatttttttggccaCACCAAATCAGTTTGAAATGGAACTGTTGGTGGGGATGTCAATTCGTACCTTAGACGACGCTAAGCAGGCATTTAAACTATTTCATAAAAAGTACCCTCGAGTAAGCCGAATAGTTGTCACTAGTCTGGAATTATCTGAATTCCTGAGCAACGACACTTACGTAGTAGCAGGGTTTGATTGCTCGGCCAGTGAAGAGATATTCTTCTATGAAATCCCCAAGATCAACGCAAAATTTAGTGGAAGTGGTGATTTAATCAGCGCCATGCTCACTGACTCGTTACTAGGCGACCGCCGCTGCACACAGCTGTCATTAAGCGCATCCTTGGGCCAAGTGCTGTGGCTCGTCACCAGTATCCTACAAAAAACGTATGATTTAAACATAGCTGAGCGGGGCCCACAAGATTCCACGATAGATATCAAGGATTTAAAGCTGATTCAGTGTAGAGACATCCTAAAGCAAGATCTCATACCCTCCATTGGCAAGCCAAAAACCATTAAAATATGA
- the CPR8 gene encoding peptidylprolyl isomerase family protein CPR8 (Peptidyl-prolyl cis-trans isomerase (cyclophilin); catalyzes the cis-trans isomerization of peptide bonds N-terminal to proline residues; potential role in the secretory pathway; CPR8 has a paralog, CPR4, that arose from the whole genome duplication): MKSFFLYLYVAFMFSCITALPLPVDNKRASSDSLDLKKKYAPDPPITHNVNIGIVFTDPESSEEAGRLITIDLYGTMVPKTVMTFCQYVDSVKDRLASRHSYSPERDFDKILPNGAIEGSSVSSSSIEETEMLAPKLPEENHSLIHDRPGRVSMIKDDKGLKFIIETSETPLEGESVVFGQVTAGLKDLMDKLANVKTDENGKPEQPITIGYISSQEHRIQHAKEAHEKYLQRLQDYQNGDLEKGITLKNYLYQGSQRKLEDAKYNQLHHPLPKIMLGISVLLLFYVLAKYRKRIFNRSSKIVSIRED; the protein is encoded by the coding sequence ATGAAGagcttttttctttatctttatGTGGCATTCATGTTTAGTTGCATAACGGCTCTGCCATTACCTGTGGATAACAAAAGGGCTTCTTCAGACTCCTTAGacctaaagaaaaaatacgCACCAGACCCTCCTATTACACATAATGTAAACATCGGAATTGTTTTCACAGATCCTGAAAGTTCGGAAGAAGCCGGCCGTCTCATAACAATAGACTTATACGGGACTATGGTGCCCAAGACAGTAATGACTTTTTGCCAGTATGTTGATAGTGTAAAAGATCGCCTTGCTTCCCGTCACAGTTACTCGCCAGAACGcgattttgataaaattctACCGAATGGAGCTATAGAAGGTAGCTCCgtttcttcctcctctATTGAAGAAACGGAAATGTTGGCTCCAAAACTCCCGGAAGAAAATCATAGTTTAATTCATGATAGGCCAGGCAGAGTTTCCATGATTAAGGACGATAAGGGTCTTAAGTTTATAATTGAGACCAGTGAGACGCCACTTGAAGGTGAAAGTGTTGTGTTTGGCCAAGTTACCGCCGGGTTAAAAGATCTGATGGATAAACTAGCTAATGTGAAAACTGACGAAAATGGCAAACCAGAGCAACCAATAACAATAGGTTACATTTCATCCCAGGAACACAGGATTCAGCATGCAAAGGAAGCTCACGAAAAGTATTTACAAAGGCTTCAAGATTACCAAAACGGCGATTTGGAGAAAGGTATTACATTGAAGAATTATTTATACCAGGGTAGTCAAAGAAAGTTAGAAGACGCAAAATATAATCAGCTTCACCATCCTTTACCAAAGATTATGCTTGGTATTTCGGTATTGTTACTTTTCTACGTTTTGGCCAAGTAcaggaaaagaatattcaaCAGATCGTCTAAAATAGTTTCTATTAGAGAGGATTAA